The Clostridioides difficile genome has a segment encoding these proteins:
- a CDS encoding phosphatase, protein MKKAIIDVHCHTLISGHAHSTFKENAEEAIQKNIKYLGISDHGPNMPGGPHPFYFYNLHLLPRQIQDLKILRGIEGNIMDYDGNLDVPEDMLQHLDYIIASLHRPCIASGTKEENTNAILKVMDKPKVKIIGHPDDSRYPLDYESIVKKAKDKDILLEINNSSLSSNSHRTGTWENASEMLLLCKQYGVRVILGTDSHICYSIGEFESAENVLKSVDFPEELVINYHEDEIVEFFNINF, encoded by the coding sequence ATGAAAAAAGCTATTATAGATGTACATTGTCATACTTTAATAAGTGGACATGCACATAGTACTTTTAAAGAAAATGCTGAAGAAGCAATTCAAAAAAATATAAAATATTTAGGTATATCAGACCATGGTCCTAATATGCCAGGAGGACCACATCCATTTTACTTCTATAATTTACATCTACTTCCACGTCAAATACAAGATTTAAAGATTCTTAGAGGTATAGAGGGAAATATCATGGATTATGATGGAAACTTAGATGTTCCAGAAGATATGTTACAACATTTAGATTATATAATTGCAAGTTTGCATAGACCTTGTATAGCTTCAGGTACAAAAGAAGAAAATACAAATGCTATTTTAAAAGTTATGGATAAACCTAAAGTAAAGATAATTGGGCATCCAGATGATAGTAGATATCCTTTAGATTATGAGTCTATAGTAAAAAAAGCAAAGGATAAAGATATTCTTTTAGAAATAAATAATTCTTCATTAAGTTCGAATTCTCATAGAACTGGAACTTGGGAAAATGCAAGTGAAATGTTACTATTATGTAAACAGTATGGTGTAAGAGTTATTCTTGGTACAGACTCTCATATATGTTACTCTATAGGCGAATTTGAAAGTGCAGAGAATGTTTTAAAATCAGTAGACTTTCCAGAAGAATTGGTAATAAATTATCATGAAGATGAAATTGTAGAGTTTTTTAATATAAATTTTTAG
- the leuD gene encoding 3-isopropylmalate dehydratase small subunit has translation MISNGRVFKFGDNIDTDVIIPARYLNIADYKELSTHCMEDIDDKFVSKVKKGDIIVATKNFGCGSSREHAPIVIKESGVSCVIASTFARIFFRNSINIGLPILECEEAANSIEEGDTVEVDFSTGVIKNITKGAEYKAEPFPEFMQNIITNEGLINSIKVNRG, from the coding sequence ATGATTTCTAATGGAAGGGTTTTTAAATTTGGTGATAATATAGATACAGATGTAATCATACCAGCTAGATATTTAAATATAGCTGACTATAAGGAATTATCAACACACTGTATGGAAGATATTGATGATAAATTTGTATCTAAAGTAAAGAAAGGAGATATTATAGTTGCAACTAAAAATTTTGGGTGTGGTTCATCAAGAGAGCATGCACCAATTGTAATAAAAGAAAGTGGAGTATCATGTGTAATTGCATCAACTTTTGCTAGAATATTTTTTAGAAATTCTATAAATATAGGGCTTCCAATACTTGAATGTGAGGAAGCTGCTAATAGTATAGAAGAAGGCGATACTGTAGAAGTGGATTTTTCAACAGGTGTAATAAAAAACATAACAAAAGGAGCAGAATATAAGGCAGAACCATTTCCTGAGTTTATGCAAAATATCATAACAAATGAAGGTTTAATTAACTCAATAAAGGTAAACAGGGGGTAA
- the leuB gene encoding 3-isopropylmalate dehydrogenase has protein sequence MNCKIAVIKGDGVGPEIIEEGIKVLNKICYKFNHKFACEYVLAGGCAIDETGEPLPNKTVEICRENEAVLLGAVGGPKWDKCKGDTRPEAGLLKLRESLGLFANLRPATIYESIKESSPLRADIVEKGIDFVVVRELTGGIYFGERGRKIIDGIEEAYDVEIYNENEIRRIGRRAFEIARNRKKKLVSVDKANVLESSRLWRGIMENLAKEFDDVELSHMYVDNAAMQVVRDPSQFDVIVTNNMFGDIISDEASMVTGSIGMLPSASLREDSFGMYEPIHGSAPDIAGKDIVNPIATILSVAMMLRHSFNLEDEAKCIEDAVQNVLRKGYRTSDIYNNIGTVVGTKKMGELIVNEI, from the coding sequence ATGAATTGTAAAATAGCAGTCATAAAAGGTGATGGTGTTGGACCAGAAATTATAGAAGAAGGTATAAAGGTCTTAAATAAAATATGTTATAAATTTAATCATAAATTTGCTTGTGAATATGTATTGGCTGGAGGATGTGCAATTGATGAAACTGGAGAACCTCTACCTAATAAAACTGTTGAAATATGTCGAGAAAACGAAGCAGTATTACTTGGAGCTGTTGGAGGTCCTAAATGGGATAAATGTAAAGGAGATACAAGACCAGAAGCGGGTCTTTTAAAATTAAGAGAATCATTAGGTTTATTTGCAAATTTGAGACCAGCAACTATATATGAAAGTATAAAAGAATCTTCACCACTTAGAGCAGATATAGTAGAAAAAGGCATTGATTTTGTTGTTGTGAGGGAGTTAACAGGGGGCATTTATTTCGGAGAACGTGGGAGAAAGATTATTGATGGTATAGAAGAGGCTTATGATGTAGAGATATACAATGAAAATGAAATAAGAAGAATCGGAAGAAGGGCTTTTGAAATCGCTAGAAATAGAAAGAAGAAACTTGTCAGTGTAGATAAAGCAAATGTGCTTGAAAGCTCAAGACTTTGGAGAGGTATTATGGAGAACTTAGCTAAAGAATTTGATGATGTAGAACTATCACATATGTATGTTGATAATGCTGCTATGCAAGTTGTAAGAGATCCTAGTCAATTTGATGTAATAGTGACTAATAATATGTTTGGAGACATAATATCTGATGAAGCATCTATGGTTACAGGTTCTATAGGTATGTTACCATCTGCATCACTTCGAGAGGATAGCTTTGGAATGTATGAGCCAATACATGGTAGTGCTCCTGATATAGCTGGAAAAGATATTGTAAATCCAATTGCAACTATTTTATCTGTGGCAATGATGTTAAGACATAGCTTTAACCTAGAAGATGAAGCTAAGTGTATTGAAGATGCAGTACAAAATGTACTTAGAAAAGGATACAGAACTAGTGATATATATAATAATATAGGAACTGTTGTTGGGACAAAGAAAATGGGAGAATTAATAGTAAATGAAATTTAG
- a CDS encoding PaaI family thioesterase: MEFLGKYKVLKKQNSSKSCLVCGTQNELGLKADFYELENGELVSICNTKDWHQSYPGRVHGGMSAAILDETIGRAVSINDDQIWGVTVSLELKYKKPVPTDATIRVVGRITKENRKLFEGTGEIILPNGEIAVTATGKYMKMPIGQIAEGDFSDEEWFFAESEEKVEYIEL; encoded by the coding sequence ATGGAGTTTTTGGGAAAATATAAGGTTTTAAAAAAGCAAAATAGTAGTAAATCCTGTTTAGTTTGTGGAACACAAAATGAATTGGGATTAAAAGCAGATTTTTATGAACTTGAAAATGGAGAACTTGTGTCAATTTGTAATACAAAAGATTGGCATCAAAGTTACCCAGGAAGAGTTCATGGAGGTATGTCTGCTGCGATATTAGATGAGACTATTGGAAGAGCTGTAAGTATAAATGATGACCAAATATGGGGTGTGACAGTATCTTTGGAATTAAAATATAAAAAACCAGTACCAACAGATGCTACTATAAGAGTAGTTGGAAGGATAACCAAAGAAAATAGAAAATTATTTGAAGGTACAGGGGAAATAATTTTGCCAAATGGAGAGATAGCAGTAACAGCAACTGGAAAATATATGAAGATGCCGATTGGACAAATAGCAGAAGGTGATTTCTCTGATGAAGAATGGTTTTTTGCTGAATCAGAAGAAAAAGTTGAATATATTGAACTTTAA
- the leuC gene encoding 3-isopropylmalate dehydratase large subunit has protein sequence MGMTMTQKILAKHANLNEVNKGQLIEANLDIVLGNDITSPVAIREFEKLGIEEVYDKSKVAIVLDHFTPNKDIKSAEQCKFTRSFAKSKGVVNFFDVGDMGIEHVLLPEKGIVTAGDVIIGADSHTCTYGALGAFSTGVGSTDMGAGMATGKCWFKVPGAIKFILKNKPNKWITGKDVILHIIGKIGVDGALYKSMEFCGDGVSHLSMDDRFTICNMAIEAGAKNGIFPVDDKTIEYINSHKCTTTEKVVNVYEADEDAIYDEVYEIDLATLKETVAFPHLPENTKTVDEIESDIKIDQVVIGSCTNGRISDLEVAAEIMKGKRVADGVRVMIFPGTQKVYLEAIEKGYITTFIEAGAAVSTPTCGPCLGGHMGILAAGEKSVSTTNRNFVGRMGHVDSEVYLASPAVAASSAITGKISKPSEII, from the coding sequence ATGGGAATGACTATGACACAGAAAATATTAGCAAAACATGCTAACTTAAATGAGGTTAATAAAGGGCAATTAATTGAAGCAAACTTAGATATAGTTTTAGGAAATGATATAACATCACCTGTAGCTATTAGAGAGTTTGAAAAATTAGGCATTGAAGAAGTTTATGATAAATCTAAAGTGGCAATAGTTTTAGACCATTTTACACCTAATAAAGATATAAAGAGTGCAGAGCAGTGTAAGTTTACAAGAAGTTTTGCAAAATCTAAAGGAGTGGTCAATTTCTTTGATGTAGGGGACATGGGAATAGAGCATGTTCTTCTTCCTGAAAAAGGTATAGTAACAGCAGGAGATGTAATCATAGGTGCAGACTCTCATACTTGCACATATGGAGCATTAGGTGCTTTTTCTACTGGAGTAGGTTCAACTGATATGGGAGCTGGGATGGCTACAGGAAAATGTTGGTTTAAGGTACCTGGTGCAATAAAATTTATTTTGAAAAATAAGCCAAATAAATGGATAACTGGAAAAGATGTGATACTTCATATAATAGGAAAGATAGGTGTTGATGGAGCTCTTTACAAATCAATGGAATTTTGTGGGGATGGAGTAAGTCATCTGTCTATGGATGATAGATTCACTATTTGTAATATGGCAATAGAAGCAGGGGCTAAAAACGGAATTTTTCCAGTAGATGATAAGACCATAGAATATATAAATTCACATAAGTGCACAACAACAGAAAAAGTTGTAAATGTATACGAAGCAGATGAAGATGCAATTTATGATGAAGTATATGAAATTGACTTAGCTACATTAAAAGAAACAGTAGCTTTTCCACATCTTCCTGAAAATACTAAAACAGTAGATGAGATTGAGAGTGATATAAAGATAGACCAAGTTGTAATAGGTTCTTGCACAAATGGAAGAATATCAGACCTTGAAGTTGCAGCTGAAATCATGAAAGGCAAAAGAGTTGCAGATGGAGTTAGAGTGATGATATTTCCTGGAACTCAAAAAGTATATCTTGAAGCAATAGAAAAAGGCTATATTACTACATTTATAGAAGCAGGAGCAGCTGTTTCTACACCAACATGTGGACCATGTCTTGGAGGTCATATGGGTATACTTGCAGCAGGAGAGAAGTCAGTTTCAACAACGAATAGGAATTTTGTAGGAAGAATGGGTCATGTTGATTCAGAAGTGTATCTTGCTAGTCCAGCTGTAGCAGCATCATCAGCTATAACTGGAAAAATATCAAAACCATCAGAGATAATTTAA
- a CDS encoding S1 RNA-binding domain-containing protein, which yields MENDLTMQELLEQQEQVFSKVKVGELITGKITAVRNDEVQLELGYGFDGIIPISELNIEKNQSIEDLYHIDDEITAIITKVSQKDGTITLSKLQLDRKNDFADLQKAYDEHRIITVNVEKNIEKGVFANYNTYTFFIPISQLDTKFITNTSKFVGLNLEVYIKEMDVRKNRFVASHRDVLQERINKEREERRVQIKAEKEAERARIKHEREEEKARIKLAKEELFNSLEVGQKKDGKVTKIMSYGAFVDIGGIEGLAHINNLSWTRVESVEDVVSEGQEVEVYVLDVNQETKKIALALKDINNDPWDLIAKELQVDDVVNAKVLRIIEKGAFVQIKEGVDAYLPISELSDTRVAKVTNVVNIGDEIKVKILDFKPKTKRMLVSIKEATREPEEDITEFLEVEESLGSIGELFKDKFKDLEI from the coding sequence ATGGAAAATGATTTAACAATGCAAGAATTACTTGAGCAACAAGAACAAGTATTCAGCAAAGTGAAAGTTGGGGAATTGATAACTGGAAAAATAACTGCAGTGAGAAATGACGAAGTACAACTAGAATTAGGTTATGGGTTTGATGGAATAATACCTATAAGTGAATTAAACATAGAAAAAAATCAATCTATAGAAGATTTATATCATATAGATGATGAAATAACTGCTATAATAACAAAAGTATCTCAGAAAGATGGAACAATAACTTTATCTAAGTTGCAATTAGATAGAAAAAATGATTTTGCTGACTTACAGAAAGCTTATGATGAACATAGAATAATAACTGTAAATGTTGAAAAAAATATAGAAAAAGGTGTATTTGCTAATTACAATACATATACATTTTTTATACCAATTTCTCAGCTTGACACAAAGTTTATTACAAATACATCTAAATTTGTTGGTCTTAACTTAGAAGTATATATAAAAGAAATGGATGTTAGAAAAAATAGATTTGTAGCATCTCATAGAGACGTATTACAAGAACGTATAAATAAAGAAAGAGAAGAAAGAAGAGTTCAAATTAAGGCAGAAAAGGAAGCTGAAAGAGCTAGAATTAAACATGAAAGAGAAGAAGAAAAAGCTCGTATTAAATTAGCTAAAGAAGAATTATTTAATTCTCTTGAAGTTGGTCAAAAAAAAGATGGTAAAGTAACAAAGATAATGTCTTATGGTGCATTTGTGGATATTGGTGGAATTGAAGGATTAGCACATATAAATAACCTATCTTGGACAAGAGTTGAAAGTGTTGAAGATGTTGTCTCTGAAGGTCAAGAAGTGGAAGTCTATGTATTAGATGTAAATCAAGAAACTAAAAAAATCGCACTAGCATTAAAAGATATAAATAATGACCCATGGGACTTAATAGCAAAGGAATTACAAGTTGATGATGTTGTTAATGCTAAAGTTCTTAGAATTATAGAAAAGGGAGCTTTTGTTCAAATCAAAGAAGGTGTAGATGCTTATTTACCAATTTCTGAATTGAGTGATACTAGAGTAGCTAAAGTTACTAATGTTGTTAATATTGGAGATGAAATTAAAGTTAAAATTCTTGATTTTAAACCAAAGACTAAGAGAATGTTAGTTTCAATAAAAGAGGCAACTAGAGAGCCAGAAGAAGATATAACAGAGTTTTTAGAAGTAGAAGAATCTCTAGGAAGTATTGGAGAATTATTTAAAGATAAATTTAAAGATTTAGAAATATAA
- a CDS encoding D-2-hydroxyacid dehydrogenase, whose translation MYNILITDGIEKDAARKLRELDFNVIEEFYEKDVLGDKLKDVDVLVVRSATKVTKDVIDKALEGKKLKLIVRGGVGLDNIDVKYAEANGIKVMNTPNASSISVAELTIGQLFVLARFINTANVTMRDGKWEKKKYKGTEINGKTLGLIGFGRIAKEVAKRAELLGMNVIYTDIMGEAQGFNKYRFCDMEEVLQEADFLSLHIPFDKNKGAVITEKEINKMKNGAYLINCARGGLVDEKDLLKALDEGKLSAAAIDVYEQEPTLNLDLVNHPRVSPTPHIGASTVEAQERIGEEIVNVIQDYFLDFNNLIGVAL comes from the coding sequence ATGTATAATATATTAATTACTGATGGAATAGAGAAAGATGCAGCGAGAAAATTGAGAGAGTTAGATTTTAATGTGATAGAAGAGTTTTATGAAAAAGATGTTTTAGGGGATAAACTTAAAGATGTTGATGTACTTGTAGTACGTTCAGCTACTAAGGTTACTAAGGATGTAATAGACAAAGCATTAGAAGGTAAAAAGTTAAAATTGATAGTAAGAGGTGGGGTAGGATTAGACAATATAGATGTTAAATATGCAGAAGCTAATGGCATAAAAGTCATGAATACTCCAAATGCAAGTAGTATATCTGTTGCAGAACTTACAATAGGTCAATTATTTGTACTTGCAAGATTCATAAATACTGCAAATGTAACTATGAGAGATGGAAAATGGGAAAAGAAAAAATACAAAGGTACAGAAATTAATGGAAAAACATTAGGGCTTATTGGTTTTGGAAGAATTGCAAAAGAAGTTGCAAAGAGGGCAGAACTATTAGGAATGAATGTTATATATACTGATATAATGGGTGAAGCACAAGGCTTTAACAAATATAGATTCTGTGATATGGAAGAAGTTTTACAAGAAGCAGATTTCTTATCTTTACACATACCTTTTGATAAGAATAAGGGGGCAGTAATAACTGAAAAAGAAATAAATAAGATGAAAAATGGAGCTTATTTAATAAACTGCGCAAGAGGCGGTTTGGTGGACGAAAAAGATTTACTAAAAGCATTAGATGAGGGTAAATTATCAGCAGCAGCTATAGATGTTTATGAGCAAGAACCTACATTAAATCTAGATTTAGTAAATCACCCAAGAGTTTCTCCTACACCTCATATTGGTGCATCTACAGTAGAAGCTCAAGAAAGAATTGGAGAAGAAATTGTAAATGTGATTCAAGACTACTTTCTTGACTTCAACAATCTAATAGGGGTAGCATTATAA
- the leuA gene encoding 2-isopropylmalate synthase: MKYGKYKKYNRMEMANRKWPDNEITKAPIWCSVDLRDGNQSLPTPMNVEEKVRMFKMILDTGFKEIEVGFPSASNTEYTFLRKLIDENMIPDDVTIQVLTQSRAHLIEKTFESVKGCKKAIIHLYNSTSILQREVVFNMSKQEIIDIAVEGAKLFNEEAKKYPETEFIFEYSPESFTGTEMDYALEICEAVIDVWKPTPQKKVIINLPSTVEMATPNIYADQIEWFCENISCRDSIIMSLHTHNDRGTCTAASELGLLAGADRLEGTLFGNGERTGNMDIVNVGLNLYTQGINPELDFSNIDKMIEVYEACTKLTVHDRHPYAGNLVHCAFSGSHQDAIRKGMIAINNRNDACWEVPYLPIDPHDIGREYKEIIRINSQSGKGGAVYIMETDYGFMIPKNMHSHFGNVVKMESDRIGEELSSESILNLFKKEYIDVESPYKVKKYKIKSMDEINYESDDSDDTNMIEMTARVTYMGNEQRIVGIGNGPVDSFNNALKQCGMKDYKFRYYWEHALEEGSHSRGVAYVGIEHNDKVYFGVSISENINTAAINALMNAINKSYIEEEAENGNDYDTENISKTC; the protein is encoded by the coding sequence ATGAAATATGGAAAATATAAAAAATATAATAGAATGGAAATGGCAAATCGTAAATGGCCAGATAATGAAATAACAAAGGCTCCAATTTGGTGTAGTGTTGATTTAAGAGATGGAAATCAATCACTACCAACTCCTATGAATGTAGAAGAAAAAGTCAGAATGTTCAAAATGATTTTAGATACAGGATTTAAAGAAATAGAAGTAGGATTTCCATCAGCATCGAATACAGAGTATACATTTTTAAGAAAGCTAATAGATGAAAATATGATTCCAGATGATGTAACTATACAAGTACTTACACAATCCAGAGCTCATCTTATAGAAAAAACATTTGAATCAGTAAAAGGATGTAAGAAAGCAATAATACATTTATATAACTCTACATCTATTCTTCAAAGAGAAGTGGTTTTTAATATGAGTAAACAAGAAATCATAGATATAGCAGTTGAGGGAGCAAAATTATTCAATGAAGAAGCAAAAAAATATCCTGAAACAGAGTTTATTTTTGAATATTCACCTGAAAGTTTTACAGGTACAGAAATGGACTATGCACTTGAAATATGCGAGGCAGTTATAGATGTATGGAAACCAACACCACAAAAGAAAGTTATAATAAATCTTCCATCAACAGTAGAAATGGCAACACCAAATATATATGCAGACCAAATAGAATGGTTTTGTGAAAATATAAGTTGTAGAGATTCTATTATAATGAGCTTACACACTCATAATGATAGGGGGACTTGTACAGCAGCAAGTGAGCTTGGGTTATTAGCTGGAGCAGATAGACTTGAAGGTACATTATTTGGAAATGGTGAAAGAACTGGAAATATGGATATAGTAAATGTAGGTCTTAATCTTTATACACAGGGAATAAATCCAGAGTTAGACTTTAGTAATATCGATAAAATGATAGAAGTATATGAAGCTTGTACAAAACTTACAGTACATGACAGACACCCATATGCAGGAAATCTTGTACATTGTGCTTTTTCAGGTTCTCACCAAGATGCTATTAGAAAAGGTATGATAGCAATCAACAATAGAAATGATGCTTGTTGGGAAGTTCCATATTTGCCAATAGACCCTCATGATATAGGTAGAGAATACAAAGAAATCATTAGAATAAACAGCCAATCAGGAAAAGGCGGAGCTGTTTATATAATGGAAACAGATTATGGTTTCATGATACCTAAAAATATGCATTCTCATTTTGGAAATGTAGTTAAAATGGAATCTGATAGAATAGGAGAGGAACTTAGTAGTGAATCAATATTGAATTTATTCAAGAAGGAATATATTGATGTTGAGAGTCCTTATAAAGTTAAGAAGTACAAGATAAAATCAATGGATGAAATAAATTATGAAAGTGATGATTCTGATGATACTAATATGATTGAGATGACTGCAAGAGTAACCTATATGGGAAATGAACAAAGAATTGTTGGAATAGGAAATGGTCCTGTAGATTCATTTAACAACGCATTAAAACAATGTGGTATGAAAGATTATAAATTTAGATATTATTGGGAGCATGCATTGGAGGAAGGTTCACATTCGAGAGGTGTAGCCTATGTGGGAATAGAACATAATGATAAAGTTTATTTTGGGGTAAGCATATCAGAAAATATAAATACAGCAGCTATCAATGCTCTTATGAATGCAATAAATAAAAGTTATATTGAGGAGGAAGCAGAAAATGGGAATGACTATGACACAGAAAATATTAGCAAAACATGCTAA
- a CDS encoding MATE family efflux transporter, protein MENSNTDLGRENVGKLLFKLATPAIIAQIVNVLYNIVDRIFIGRMESGEVAMAGVGVAFPIIIIITSCSYLIGMGGGPLAAIKMGEQDNDGAEKIMSNSFSVLVILAILLTIGFQIGKEPLLWMFGASESTIGYSMDYLNIYLIGTVFVQISLGMNTFINTQGFATTGMVTVAIGALINIILDPIFIFGFGMGVKGAALATIIAQGVSAIWVLVFLFGKKSILKIKKKYMMPKASIILPVLGLGISPFIMQSTESLVLIALNSKLQMYGGDLAVGSMAIMSSIMQILMLPNMGFTQGAQPIISYNYGSGQIDRVKKTFKLCLLSCFTYSAILWILLMIFPTFFVSIFNKNPQLLSMTSWSIKIYFAGSFMFGIQLACQQTFLALGKAKISLILALLRKVVLLIPLIFILPMFFDEKLFAVLLAEPVADITAAIITAVCFFVFYKYSLSKPKVIED, encoded by the coding sequence ATGGAAAATTCAAATACTGATTTAGGTCGTGAGAATGTAGGTAAATTGCTTTTTAAATTGGCTACACCAGCTATTATTGCACAAATTGTAAATGTTTTGTACAACATAGTAGATAGAATCTTTATTGGTAGAATGGAAAGTGGAGAAGTTGCTATGGCAGGTGTCGGAGTAGCATTTCCTATAATAATTATAATAACTTCATGTAGTTATTTAATTGGTATGGGGGGAGGACCTTTAGCTGCTATAAAAATGGGTGAACAGGATAACGATGGAGCAGAGAAAATAATGAGTAATAGTTTTTCTGTATTAGTTATTTTGGCAATACTATTGACTATAGGTTTTCAGATTGGAAAAGAACCCTTACTTTGGATGTTTGGAGCAAGTGAATCTACAATTGGATACTCAATGGATTATTTGAATATTTATTTAATAGGTACAGTATTTGTTCAAATTTCACTGGGTATGAATACTTTTATAAATACTCAAGGATTTGCGACAACTGGTATGGTTACAGTTGCTATAGGTGCTTTGATAAACATTATACTAGACCCAATTTTTATATTTGGATTTGGTATGGGAGTAAAAGGAGCAGCATTAGCTACTATAATTGCACAAGGAGTTTCTGCTATTTGGGTATTGGTATTTCTATTTGGAAAGAAAAGTATACTTAAGATAAAAAAGAAATACATGATGCCTAAAGCAAGTATTATTTTGCCAGTATTAGGGTTGGGAATTTCTCCATTTATAATGCAATCTACAGAAAGTTTAGTGCTTATAGCATTAAATAGCAAATTACAGATGTATGGAGGCGATTTAGCAGTAGGTTCAATGGCAATAATGAGCAGTATAATGCAAATTCTTATGCTTCCTAATATGGGATTTACACAAGGGGCACAACCAATAATAAGTTACAATTATGGTTCAGGACAAATTGACAGAGTAAAAAAGACCTTTAAGTTATGTTTATTGTCATGTTTTACATATTCTGCAATTTTGTGGATTCTACTTATGATATTCCCTACGTTTTTTGTCAGTATATTTAACAAAAATCCACAACTACTTAGTATGACTAGTTGGAGTATAAAAATATATTTTGCTGGTTCTTTTATGTTTGGAATACAATTAGCTTGCCAGCAAACATTTTTAGCGCTTGGAAAAGCAAAAATATCTTTGATTTTAGCTCTTCTTAGAAAAGTTGTACTTTTAATACCTTTAATATTTATACTTCCAATGTTTTTTGATGAAAAACTTTTTGCTGTACTTCTAGCAGAGCCAGTTGCAGATATAACAGCAGCTATTATTACAGCAGTTTGTTTCTTTGTATTTTATAAATATTCTTTATCAAAACCTAAAGTAATAGAGGATTAA
- a CDS encoding alanine--glyoxylate aminotransferase family protein has translation MSKKLFIPGPIDVRAEVLEKMATPMIGHRGKDASILQKSISEKMQKLFYTNNTILLSTSSGTGLMEGSIRSCTSKKAAVFSCGSFGDRWYKMAVANNVPADIFKVELGEATTPEMVDKVLSTGEYDLITVTHNETSTGIRNPIEEIGEVVKKYKDVVYCVDTVSSAGGIKVEVDKIGIDICITSLQKALGLPPGMSICTFSQKAIDRAKQVPFRGVYFDLLEMYEYLIKKNYQYPSTPSLSHMFALDFQLDNILDEGLDNRFKRHEDMANLVRVWAKKHFQIFTNENHLSNTLTVIENTQGISVSNLNSKLQERGFQIANGYGNLKEKTFRISHMGDYTVEDVQELLNNIDDILGFNK, from the coding sequence ATGAGTAAGAAATTATTTATTCCTGGTCCTATTGATGTTAGAGCAGAAGTCTTGGAAAAGATGGCTACACCAATGATAGGACATAGAGGAAAAGATGCATCTATACTTCAAAAAAGTATAAGTGAAAAAATGCAAAAATTATTCTATACCAACAACACGATACTTTTATCCACGTCGTCCGGAACCGGTTTAATGGAAGGCTCCATTCGTTCCTGTACATCCAAAAAGGCAGCAGTATTTTCCTGTGGATCCTTTGGTGATAGATGGTACAAAATGGCAGTGGCTAATAATGTCCCAGCGGATATATTTAAAGTTGAATTAGGAGAGGCAACAACACCAGAAATGGTTGATAAGGTGCTTTCTACCGGAGAATATGATTTAATAACCGTAACTCACAATGAAACTTCAACTGGAATAAGAAATCCAATAGAAGAAATTGGAGAAGTTGTTAAAAAATATAAAGATGTGGTCTACTGTGTAGACACTGTAAGTTCAGCCGGTGGAATAAAAGTCGAGGTTGATAAGATTGGAATAGATATTTGTATAACATCATTACAAAAAGCACTGGGATTACCACCAGGAATGTCTATTTGCACATTTTCTCAAAAAGCAATCGATAGAGCTAAGCAAGTACCTTTTAGAGGAGTTTATTTTGATTTATTAGAAATGTATGAATACTTAATCAAGAAAAACTACCAATACCCTTCAACACCATCTCTTTCTCACATGTTCGCTTTAGATTTCCAATTAGATAATATATTAGATGAAGGCCTAGATAACAGATTCAAACGACATGAAGACATGGCAAACTTAGTTAGAGTCTGGGCTAAAAAACACTTCCAAATTTTTACCAATGAAAATCACTTATCCAATACACTTACTGTTATAGAAAATACTCAAGGTATTAGTGTATCAAATTTAAATTCAAAATTACAAGAACGAGGATTCCAAATAGCAAATGGCTATGGCAATTTAAAAGAAAAAACTTTTAGAATTTCACATATGGGTGACTATACTGTCGAAGATGTACAAGAATTATTAAATAATATTGATGATATATTAGGTTTTAATAAGTAA